A genomic window from Agrobacterium tumefaciens includes:
- a CDS encoding extracellular solute-binding protein, whose translation MDMTGMTFDPNRRKLLKIGAAAATLPLFNINHAFSQDVTYDGSVFDAGGAVLRIGEWGGPWGELVNKYLLTDFAKDFNCKIEYDSTWPWFPKFVANGPKKPPLDITNWNLPEMFKTAAAGDFFHTIDEILPNVPNGKNLWPFATSNGVGVTWAFNQYVHAYRTDLVTPPPTSFKDMWKPEFAGKRGTYITSNTLQMDFFLVACSLFGKDQYDLDAGYKAMKELMPAKISDFTGNMQTLMDRGEVVMAVQSDAEPMQARDKGAPFAVMYWKELQPILTQTYTVSRYSEPTQKKLAYALLNRALEPSFMTNMGKEFYLRPTVSNAVLPDNLVKAGIVNSADATKDFWLPDWKAYLENEDEIVETVNEIFAG comes from the coding sequence ATGGACATGACTGGAATGACATTCGATCCCAACCGCCGCAAACTTCTCAAGATCGGCGCCGCAGCAGCAACTCTGCCGCTCTTCAACATCAACCATGCCTTCTCGCAGGACGTGACCTATGACGGCTCCGTCTTCGATGCCGGCGGGGCGGTGTTGCGGATAGGCGAATGGGGCGGCCCGTGGGGCGAGCTGGTCAATAAATATCTGCTGACCGACTTCGCGAAAGATTTCAACTGCAAGATCGAATATGATTCCACCTGGCCGTGGTTTCCCAAATTCGTCGCCAACGGGCCGAAGAAACCGCCGCTCGACATTACCAACTGGAACCTGCCGGAAATGTTCAAGACGGCGGCGGCGGGCGATTTCTTCCATACGATCGACGAAATCCTTCCCAATGTGCCAAACGGCAAAAATCTCTGGCCATTTGCCACCTCGAACGGCGTCGGCGTCACCTGGGCTTTCAACCAGTATGTGCATGCCTATCGCACCGACCTCGTCACACCGCCGCCGACCAGCTTCAAGGACATGTGGAAGCCGGAATTCGCCGGCAAGCGCGGCACCTACATCACCTCCAACACGCTGCAGATGGACTTCTTCCTCGTCGCCTGCTCGCTGTTCGGCAAGGATCAGTACGATCTCGATGCCGGTTACAAGGCGATGAAGGAATTGATGCCCGCCAAGATTTCGGATTTCACCGGCAACATGCAGACGCTGATGGATCGCGGCGAGGTGGTCATGGCGGTGCAGAGCGACGCCGAACCCATGCAGGCCCGCGACAAGGGCGCTCCCTTCGCCGTCATGTACTGGAAGGAACTGCAGCCGATCCTGACCCAGACCTACACGGTCAGCCGCTATTCCGAGCCGACGCAGAAGAAGCTTGCCTATGCGCTTCTCAACCGGGCGCTGGAGCCCTCCTTCATGACCAATATGGGCAAGGAATTCTACCTGCGCCCCACCGTCTCCAACGCCGTCCTGCCGGATAATCTCGTCAAGGCCGGCATCGTCAACAGCGCCGACGCCACCAAGGATTTCTGGCTGCCGGACTGGAAAGCCTATCTCGAAAACGAAGACGAGATCGTCGAGACCGTGAACGAAATCTTCGCGGGCTGA
- a CDS encoding sugar ABC transporter permease — protein MEKRAVFKSTWLPVLFALPQLLLIFLFFYWPVAAVINWAFTLEPPFGGAAEFVGLANFEETFLDPLYWHSVLVSMVFAIAGPVFTILIGLVLALCVDRALPGSGFFRVLYILPYAIAGPAAGMAFRFILSPERGLAASLNAWWPDIWNPAKYGEHALILVIVIFIWKWAGYTFIFVLAGLQSVPRSLTEAAAMDGSGPIRRAIDIQVPLLAPTLFFLTVIMMTEGFVGADTFGIVATTTEGGPNRATEVMVYRIVSEAFEGLNYSGASAQSIVLIGLIMVFTFIQFRFVERQVHYK, from the coding sequence ATGGAAAAGCGCGCCGTCTTCAAAAGCACGTGGTTGCCCGTGCTGTTCGCCCTGCCGCAGCTTCTGCTGATCTTTCTGTTCTTCTATTGGCCAGTGGCAGCGGTCATCAACTGGGCGTTCACGCTAGAACCGCCTTTCGGCGGCGCTGCGGAGTTCGTCGGTCTCGCCAATTTCGAGGAAACCTTTCTCGATCCGCTTTACTGGCATTCGGTGCTCGTCAGCATGGTCTTTGCCATTGCCGGGCCTGTCTTCACCATCCTGATCGGCCTCGTCTTGGCGCTGTGTGTCGATCGCGCGCTGCCCGGCTCCGGCTTTTTCAGGGTCCTGTACATCCTGCCTTACGCCATTGCCGGCCCCGCCGCGGGCATGGCCTTCCGCTTCATCCTGTCGCCGGAACGTGGTCTTGCCGCCTCGCTCAACGCCTGGTGGCCGGACATCTGGAACCCGGCCAAATACGGTGAACATGCGCTGATCCTCGTCATCGTCATCTTCATCTGGAAATGGGCGGGCTACACCTTCATCTTCGTGCTCGCCGGCCTGCAATCGGTGCCACGCTCGCTGACGGAAGCGGCCGCCATGGATGGCTCCGGCCCCATTCGCCGCGCCATCGACATTCAGGTGCCGCTGCTTGCCCCTACTTTGTTCTTCCTCACCGTGATCATGATGACCGAGGGCTTCGTCGGAGCCGATACGTTCGGCATCGTCGCCACCACCACCGAGGGCGGCCCCAACCGCGCCACCGAGGTGATGGTCTACCGCATCGTCAGCGAAGCCTTTGAGGGCCTGAACTATTCCGGCGCTTCGGCGCAGAGCATCGTCCTCATCGGCCTCATCATGGTTTTCACCTTCATCCAATTCCGCTTTGTCGAGCGGCAGGTCCATTACAAGTGA
- a CDS encoding ABC transporter permease, whose amino-acid sequence MREESSIPLVFRLLSVLTLTVLLVPVIIVILSGLNAGDYLTFPPQGFSLRWVYAFLTSPTFLSAYGVSFLVAGISTAIATVLGTMAALFLTRSSSRLVAPLRAFFMMPIVLPGVVLGLALYVFYVTTGIGLARSMTGLIIGHVIVTCPFVIATVTAALVGFDRSLEEAARSLGASPFTAFRLVTLKIISPAISAGTIFAFIISFGQFEVTLFLSTPNLQTLPMAMYVALRYAFEPTAAAAGIFAILLVVVSMVATSRLINLKRVFGG is encoded by the coding sequence ATGCGTGAGGAATCATCAATTCCGCTTGTTTTCAGGCTTCTATCGGTGCTGACGCTGACGGTTTTGCTGGTCCCCGTCATCATCGTCATCCTGTCCGGCCTGAATGCCGGCGACTACCTGACCTTTCCGCCGCAGGGTTTTTCCCTGCGCTGGGTCTATGCCTTCCTGACCTCGCCGACCTTTCTCTCGGCCTATGGCGTTTCCTTCCTCGTCGCCGGCATCTCGACAGCGATTGCGACGGTGCTCGGCACCATGGCGGCGCTTTTCCTGACACGGTCGTCGAGCCGTCTTGTCGCACCGCTGCGCGCCTTCTTCATGATGCCCATCGTCCTGCCGGGGGTGGTGCTTGGCCTTGCGCTCTATGTGTTCTATGTCACCACCGGCATCGGGCTCGCACGGAGCATGACCGGGCTTATCATCGGCCACGTCATCGTCACCTGCCCCTTCGTCATCGCCACGGTCACCGCCGCCCTCGTCGGCTTCGACCGCAGCCTGGAAGAGGCGGCACGGTCGCTCGGGGCCTCTCCCTTCACCGCCTTTCGGCTCGTGACGCTGAAGATCATTTCACCGGCCATTTCGGCTGGCACCATCTTCGCTTTCATCATTTCCTTTGGCCAGTTCGAGGTGACGCTCTTCCTCTCGACGCCAAACCTGCAAACCTTGCCAATGGCCATGTATGTGGCGCTGCGTTACGCCTTCGAACCCACCGCGGCGGCAGCAGGCATATTCGCCATCCTCCTCGTCGTCGTGTCGATGGTGGCAACGTCCAGGCTCATCAATCTGAAGCGCGTTTTCGGCGGCTAG
- a CDS encoding LLM class flavin-dependent oxidoreductase, with protein sequence MANDRKLHLGAFMRPVSLHTGAWRYPGAFPDANFNFAHLARFAQQLEAAKFDAFFMADHLAVLNMPTEALRRSHTVTSFEPFTLLSALAAVTSRVGLVATASTTFDEPYHVARRFASLDHLSNGRAGWNIVTTSNPDAARNFGREEQPDHAERYGRAREFYDVVTGLWDSFSDDAFIRDVDSGLFFDPEKMHVLDHKGPEFSVRGPLNIARPVQGWPVIVQAGASEPGRQLAAETAEVVFAAPPTLAAGKAFYKDVKDRTVAAGRSRDSIVILPGAFVLVADSVEEAKAKRARLDSLVHYDSAIASLSIALGHDVSGFDPDGPLPDIPETNASKSSRERVIELARSEGLTVRQLAQRLGGYAGLAFVGTPKTIADEMEQWLHEEGSDGFNVTFPFLPAGLDDFTTQVVPELQRRGLFRKDYEGPTLRDHLGLQRPANRFFS encoded by the coding sequence ATGGCAAATGATCGCAAACTGCATCTCGGCGCCTTCATGCGGCCCGTCAGTCTCCACACGGGTGCATGGCGTTATCCGGGCGCCTTCCCGGATGCGAATTTCAATTTCGCCCATCTGGCGCGCTTCGCACAACAGCTTGAGGCCGCCAAGTTCGATGCATTCTTCATGGCCGATCATCTGGCGGTGCTGAACATGCCCACCGAGGCGCTGCGCCGCAGCCACACCGTCACATCCTTCGAGCCCTTCACCCTGCTTTCGGCGCTCGCCGCCGTTACCTCCCGCGTCGGGCTGGTCGCCACCGCCTCCACCACATTCGATGAGCCCTATCATGTGGCCCGGCGTTTCGCCTCGCTCGATCACCTCAGCAATGGCCGCGCCGGCTGGAACATCGTCACCACGTCAAATCCAGACGCCGCCCGAAATTTCGGCCGCGAGGAACAGCCGGATCATGCCGAGCGCTATGGCCGCGCGCGGGAATTTTACGATGTCGTCACCGGTCTCTGGGACTCTTTTTCGGATGACGCCTTTATCCGGGATGTCGATAGCGGGCTGTTTTTCGATCCCGAAAAGATGCATGTGCTGGACCACAAGGGACCGGAATTTTCCGTGCGCGGACCGCTCAACATCGCGCGCCCGGTGCAGGGTTGGCCCGTCATCGTGCAGGCCGGCGCTTCCGAGCCGGGACGCCAGCTTGCCGCCGAGACGGCCGAGGTGGTTTTTGCCGCACCCCCCACGCTTGCCGCAGGAAAGGCTTTTTATAAGGATGTCAAGGACAGGACCGTTGCGGCAGGCCGCTCCCGCGACAGCATTGTTATCCTGCCGGGCGCTTTCGTTCTCGTCGCCGACAGTGTGGAGGAGGCCAAAGCCAAACGCGCCAGGCTCGACAGTCTCGTCCATTATGACAGCGCAATCGCCTCGCTTTCCATTGCGCTCGGCCACGATGTTTCCGGCTTCGATCCCGATGGCCCCCTGCCTGATATTCCGGAAACGAATGCCAGCAAATCCAGCCGTGAACGGGTGATCGAGCTTGCCCGAAGCGAAGGCCTGACGGTGCGCCAACTCGCCCAGCGGCTGGGCGGTTATGCGGGTCTTGCCTTCGTCGGCACGCCAAAGACCATCGCCGACGAGATGGAGCAATGGCTTCATGAGGAGGGTTCGGATGGTTTCAACGTCACCTTCCCTTTCCTGCCGGCCGGCCTGGACGACTTCACGACGCAGGTGGTGCCGGAACTGCAAAGGCGCGGGCTGTTCCGCAAGGACTATGAGGGGCCGACATTACGCGACCATCTTGGCCTGCAACGACCAGCCAATCGTTTTTTCAGCTGA
- a CDS encoding ABC transporter ATP-binding protein → MSDIQLKSLVKSYGDNVAVAGIDLHIEQGEFFSLLGPSGCGKSTTLRMIAGFIRPSSGQILIGSDDVTYLPPEKRDIGIVFQNYAIFPHMNVAENIAFGLKLRKKSREEIDRSVAFALRQVGLAGYENRYQRQLSGGEQQRVALARVLVTEPRILLLDEPLSALDKSLREEMKYWIKDLQKKLGITTVYVTHDQDEALTMSDRIGVMQKARVEQVGTPQEIYERPKTLFVTTFIGQSNVIDATVRGRQGESLVVSFGDTVALTRVPAEDFADGKAVKLVVRPENIIIGEAGTGVPATVVSETYQGALVRYHLSVGGQDIVAERQNQSHLARLSPGQAIGVTWDPERSEVLVA, encoded by the coding sequence ATGTCGGATATTCAACTGAAAAGCCTCGTCAAATCCTATGGCGACAATGTCGCGGTCGCGGGCATCGATCTGCATATAGAACAGGGCGAATTCTTCTCGCTGCTGGGACCTTCCGGCTGCGGCAAGTCCACGACATTGCGCATGATCGCCGGCTTCATCCGCCCATCATCGGGGCAGATCCTGATCGGATCGGATGACGTCACCTATCTGCCGCCCGAAAAGCGCGACATCGGCATCGTCTTCCAGAATTATGCGATTTTCCCGCATATGAACGTGGCCGAAAACATCGCCTTCGGTCTGAAGCTGCGAAAGAAATCCAGGGAAGAAATCGACCGCTCCGTCGCCTTCGCATTACGCCAGGTCGGCCTTGCGGGATATGAAAACCGCTATCAGCGCCAGCTTTCCGGTGGCGAGCAGCAGCGTGTGGCCCTTGCCCGCGTGCTGGTTACCGAACCGCGCATCCTGCTTCTCGATGAACCGCTTTCGGCACTCGACAAATCGCTGCGGGAAGAAATGAAATACTGGATCAAGGATCTGCAAAAGAAGCTCGGCATCACCACCGTTTACGTGACCCACGATCAGGATGAGGCGCTCACCATGTCCGACCGCATCGGCGTGATGCAGAAAGCCAGAGTTGAGCAGGTGGGCACGCCGCAGGAAATCTACGAGAGGCCGAAGACGCTTTTCGTCACCACCTTCATCGGCCAGTCGAATGTCATCGACGCCACAGTGAGGGGCCGCCAAGGCGAAAGTCTGGTGGTCAGCTTCGGCGACACCGTGGCGTTGACACGTGTTCCCGCCGAAGACTTTGCCGATGGCAAAGCCGTCAAGCTCGTCGTCAGGCCGGAAAACATCATCATCGGCGAGGCCGGCACCGGCGTTCCGGCAACCGTCGTCTCGGAAACCTATCAGGGCGCCCTTGTCCGCTACCATCTTTCGGTCGGCGGGCAGGATATCGTCGCCGAACGGCAGAACCAGTCCCATCTCGCCAGGCTGTCGCCCGGACAGGCGATCGGCGTGACATGGGACCCGGAACGATCCGAAGTCTTGGTGGCCTGA
- a CDS encoding ABC transporter permease, which produces MAVSAMTTSDKQVNGLPLSQASSLRRRFGEGLGFWLLLLPALIFFIAFFVVPTASLFALAFNKSVAGVITLSSAITFDNFVRIFTRAIYYEAILRSVGIAAMVALVCLVLGYPLAYVIAKTVSPGRNTLLMILVLSSMQLDMVIRLYGLMVLLGDNGLINSTLIRIGIISEPLPLMYNIFGVVVGLVQITLPFMILSLIGIIKSIHPALEEAARSLGASRAKAFFSIVLPLSMPGILAGTLLVFALAISSYVVPALMGGWKVMVMPIHIYQQVAETGRWQFGAAIAIVLFVTSLMAIAVYHRAAMRTTGGRS; this is translated from the coding sequence ATGGCGGTATCCGCAATGACGACATCGGACAAACAGGTGAACGGCCTGCCTCTTTCTCAGGCTTCGTCGCTGCGAAGACGCTTCGGCGAGGGGCTTGGCTTCTGGCTGCTTCTGCTGCCGGCCCTGATTTTTTTCATCGCCTTTTTCGTCGTGCCCACCGCTTCGCTTTTTGCCCTTGCCTTCAACAAATCGGTGGCGGGCGTCATAACTCTTTCAAGCGCGATCACTTTCGACAATTTCGTGCGCATCTTCACCCGCGCCATTTATTACGAAGCCATTTTGCGTTCCGTCGGCATTGCCGCCATGGTGGCGCTGGTCTGTCTGGTGCTTGGATATCCGCTTGCCTATGTCATCGCCAAGACGGTCAGCCCCGGCCGCAACACCCTGCTGATGATCCTGGTCCTGTCATCGATGCAGCTCGACATGGTCATCCGGCTTTATGGGCTGATGGTGCTTCTGGGCGATAACGGCCTCATCAACAGCACACTCATCCGCATCGGCATTATTTCAGAGCCATTGCCGCTGATGTACAACATCTTCGGTGTCGTGGTCGGGCTGGTGCAGATCACGCTGCCTTTCATGATCCTGTCATTGATCGGCATCATCAAATCCATCCATCCTGCGCTGGAAGAAGCGGCCAGATCGCTTGGCGCTTCCCGTGCGAAGGCCTTCTTCTCCATCGTACTGCCCCTTTCCATGCCGGGAATTCTGGCGGGTACGCTGCTGGTCTTCGCACTTGCCATTTCATCCTATGTCGTGCCGGCGCTGATGGGCGGCTGGAAGGTCATGGTCATGCCGATCCACATCTACCAGCAGGTGGCGGAAACCGGACGCTGGCAGTTCGGTGCGGCCATCGCCATCGTCCTCTTCGTCACCAGCCTGATGGCGATCGCCGTCTATCACCGCGCTGCCATGCGCACCACGGGAGGGCGCAGCTGA
- a CDS encoding sn-glycerol-3-phosphate import ATP-binding protein UgpC, translating into MAQIDIRQVRKSYGKTPTLHGVDLSFQSGEFVVILGPSGCGKSTLLRMIAGLEEITSGEIAIGGRVVNTLEPRERGCAMVFQNYALYPHMTVAGNIGYALKVAGVPKAERLRRIEETAKIVGLSDYLERKPAALSGGQRQRVAMARAIIREPQVFLFDEPLSNLDAKLRVTMRAEIRKLHQRLSATSVFVTHDQVEAMTLADRLVVMNRGNVEQVGHPLDIYHRPASTFVASFIGSPAMNLFSTRVEVESPAVMLAGTPVKLFPETALELRGRDVTVGIRPEQCVVSTDGAGVPAVVDFVEELGSGRIVHADIAGETFSAAIGEDLSVKPGQRIYLDLPAAHLHFFDPATGKRIETEGAVETTRIGNEKLLAV; encoded by the coding sequence ATGGCTCAGATCGATATTCGCCAGGTCCGCAAATCCTACGGCAAGACCCCGACCCTGCACGGCGTGGATCTCTCTTTCCAATCCGGCGAATTCGTCGTCATCCTCGGCCCCTCGGGCTGCGGCAAATCCACGCTGCTGCGCATGATCGCCGGGCTGGAGGAAATCACCTCAGGCGAGATCGCCATTGGCGGGCGCGTCGTCAACACGCTGGAGCCGCGCGAGCGCGGCTGCGCCATGGTGTTCCAGAATTATGCGCTTTATCCGCACATGACGGTGGCGGGTAATATCGGCTATGCGCTGAAGGTCGCGGGTGTGCCCAAGGCCGAACGCCTGCGCCGCATCGAGGAAACAGCAAAGATCGTCGGCCTTTCCGACTATCTGGAGCGCAAGCCCGCAGCCCTTTCCGGCGGCCAGCGCCAGCGCGTGGCCATGGCCCGCGCCATCATCCGCGAACCGCAGGTTTTCCTGTTCGACGAGCCGCTATCCAACCTCGACGCCAAGCTGCGCGTGACCATGCGTGCGGAAATCCGCAAATTGCACCAGCGTCTGTCCGCAACCTCCGTCTTCGTCACCCATGACCAGGTGGAAGCCATGACGCTGGCCGACCGGCTGGTGGTGATGAACAGGGGCAATGTCGAGCAGGTCGGCCATCCGCTCGATATCTACCATCGCCCGGCCAGCACCTTCGTGGCCTCTTTCATCGGCTCGCCCGCCATGAACCTGTTCAGCACGAGGGTGGAGGTGGAATCCCCTGCCGTGATGCTGGCAGGCACGCCGGTGAAACTCTTCCCCGAAACCGCGCTGGAACTGCGCGGCCGTGACGTGACGGTCGGCATCCGCCCGGAACAATGCGTGGTCAGCACGGATGGCGCCGGCGTGCCGGCAGTGGTGGATTTCGTCGAAGAACTGGGCTCGGGCCGCATCGTGCATGCCGATATCGCCGGAGAGACCTTCTCCGCCGCCATTGGTGAGGACCTTTCGGTAAAACCCGGCCAGCGCATTTACCTGGACCTGCCCGCCGCCCACCTTCATTTCTTCGATCCGGCCACCGGCAAGCGGATCGAAACCGAGGGCGCCGTCGAGACCACCCGCATCGGCAACGAGAAACTGCTGGCGGTCTAG
- a CDS encoding hydrogenase expression protein HupH, giving the protein MRNVNVRVVSPIVTRGFRKLADLKALEYPGVSLSHAEIATGPGSIESEFEAAMSVPGTLLEVARAEREGVDAVIIDCMGDPGLRPAREISGMLVVGPCQTGMHVASMLGHKFSVITVMRRLIPSFENTAALCGLSSKLASVRSVDIPVLDLEADLVATARRLVEEGRKAVEEDGAEALIFGCTGLMGCAAGLRDGLLAEGIDVPVIDPIPTAVSIAAGLVRAGLSQSKTTYPAPPEKELIGYDALHRAMLPQAAE; this is encoded by the coding sequence ATGCGTAACGTCAATGTTCGTGTCGTGTCCCCCATCGTAACGCGCGGCTTTCGCAAGCTGGCGGATCTCAAGGCGCTGGAATATCCCGGCGTGAGCCTTTCCCATGCCGAGATAGCCACAGGGCCGGGTTCGATCGAAAGCGAGTTCGAGGCGGCGATGTCCGTTCCCGGCACCCTGCTTGAGGTCGCGCGCGCCGAGCGCGAAGGCGTCGATGCCGTCATCATCGACTGCATGGGCGATCCGGGTCTGCGGCCGGCCCGGGAAATTTCCGGCATGCTCGTTGTCGGACCATGCCAAACCGGCATGCATGTTGCATCCATGCTGGGACATAAATTCTCGGTCATCACCGTCATGCGTCGCCTGATCCCGTCTTTTGAAAATACCGCCGCCCTATGCGGCCTTTCCAGCAAGCTGGCCTCGGTGCGCAGCGTCGACATTCCCGTCCTCGATCTCGAGGCGGATCTTGTCGCCACCGCCCGGCGGCTGGTGGAGGAAGGCAGGAAGGCTGTCGAGGAGGACGGCGCGGAAGCGCTGATCTTCGGCTGCACCGGCCTGATGGGATGTGCCGCCGGTCTGCGCGACGGGCTGCTTGCCGAAGGCATCGACGTTCCCGTCATCGATCCCATTCCGACAGCGGTGTCGATTGCCGCCGGTCTCGTGCGCGCCGGCCTTTCGCAAAGCAAGACGACCTATCCGGCCCCGCCGGAAAAGGAACTGATCGGTTACGACGCCTTGCACAGGGCCATGCTGCCGCAAGCGGCAGAATGA
- a CDS encoding ABC transporter permease subunit — MIQRTPFADALTYILMVAGFFLLIGPFIVVISGASQSVQQVNSVPFNFMPQGEFFTNATTAWERANLGNALLNSIIMATLVTIGKVALSACTAFAIVFFRSPLKHLFFWTVFITLMLPLEVRVVPTYSVAADLFQPFRSILGLFGIEVTVEWNLLNSYSGLTLPLVATATGTFLYRQFFMTIPDELAEAARMDGSGPVRFFVEMLLPLSRTNMAALTTIMFVYAWNQYLWPLLMVTDPSYKTVMMSLRALLPAEDGIPDWNVTLAGSLIIIMPPLLVVAFLQRWFVRGLVSSDK, encoded by the coding sequence ATGATACAGCGCACACCCTTTGCCGACGCCCTGACCTATATACTGATGGTCGCCGGCTTCTTTTTGCTCATCGGCCCCTTCATCGTCGTGATTTCCGGCGCCAGCCAGTCAGTGCAGCAGGTCAACAGCGTACCGTTCAACTTCATGCCCCAAGGTGAGTTTTTCACCAACGCCACAACGGCATGGGAACGCGCCAATCTCGGCAATGCCCTGTTGAACAGCATCATCATGGCCACGCTGGTCACGATCGGCAAGGTGGCTCTCTCGGCCTGCACCGCCTTCGCCATCGTGTTTTTCCGTTCGCCGCTCAAACACCTGTTTTTCTGGACGGTCTTTATCACTTTGATGCTGCCGCTCGAAGTGCGCGTGGTGCCGACCTATTCGGTGGCCGCCGATCTTTTCCAGCCGTTCCGCTCCATTCTTGGACTTTTCGGCATCGAAGTGACGGTCGAGTGGAACCTTCTGAACTCCTATTCCGGCCTCACCTTGCCGCTGGTCGCCACGGCCACCGGCACCTTCCTTTACCGGCAGTTCTTCATGACGATCCCCGACGAGCTGGCGGAAGCCGCGCGCATGGACGGCTCAGGTCCGGTGCGCTTCTTCGTGGAAATGCTGCTGCCGCTTTCGCGCACCAATATGGCAGCGCTCACCACCATCATGTTCGTTTATGCCTGGAACCAGTATCTGTGGCCGCTGCTTATGGTCACCGACCCCTCCTACAAAACGGTGATGATGTCGCTGCGCGCACTTCTGCCAGCCGAAGACGGCATACCGGACTGGAACGTCACGCTGGCCGGCTCCCTCATCATCATCATGCCGCCGCTTCTCGTCGTGGCCTTCCTGCAACGCTGGTTCGTCCGCGGCCTCGTATCGTCCGACAAGTGA
- a CDS encoding nitroreductase family protein, with protein MPVARSAPGSGGALSRLQSFITLVRNFAYDFRRYRASSFIDGPRERQNLEAHIRLLSHMLEYGLSLSDPRAGFGIDKVRLLAAEVSHYIESYGPDAATDNGLGVLAAYVAYNAANGADVREAQKLLDDLLASDAASSPCVAGSEAVSARAIRAAASCDFMGFMAARHSVRQYDRARPVEVERIERAVMAATQSPSSCNRQTTKVLAFTDKDSIRRVLSHHQGNRGFGDQLGGVFVVTVDLRNWNTIGERNQGWVDGGMFAMTLALGLHAEGLGACMLNWSATMEEDRAMRGLLGLDDSHVIITLIGFGHMVESFSVPVSRRRPLSQVLLHEPPLN; from the coding sequence ATGCCAGTCGCCAGGAGCGCGCCGGGCAGCGGCGGAGCTTTGTCGCGTTTGCAAAGCTTCATCACGCTTGTGCGGAATTTCGCCTATGATTTTCGTCGATACCGGGCCTCCAGTTTCATTGACGGTCCGCGCGAGCGACAAAATCTGGAGGCGCATATCAGGCTGTTGTCCCATATGCTGGAATATGGCCTGTCGCTCAGCGATCCTCGTGCAGGTTTCGGGATCGACAAGGTGCGTTTGCTGGCGGCGGAAGTTTCCCATTATATCGAAAGCTACGGTCCTGATGCGGCGACCGATAACGGGCTTGGCGTGCTTGCCGCTTATGTGGCCTATAATGCGGCCAATGGGGCGGATGTCCGGGAGGCGCAGAAACTTCTGGATGACCTGCTTGCATCCGATGCCGCGTCCTCTCCCTGTGTCGCCGGAAGCGAGGCGGTTTCGGCAAGGGCCATCCGTGCCGCGGCCTCGTGCGATTTCATGGGCTTCATGGCTGCTCGTCACAGTGTTCGTCAGTATGACCGTGCAAGGCCGGTTGAAGTGGAGCGGATCGAGCGGGCTGTCATGGCCGCCACGCAATCGCCTTCGAGCTGCAATCGCCAGACCACGAAAGTTCTTGCGTTTACGGACAAGGATTCTATCCGGCGCGTCCTCTCGCACCATCAGGGCAACCGCGGTTTCGGAGACCAGCTTGGTGGGGTCTTCGTCGTGACGGTCGATCTTAGAAACTGGAACACGATAGGGGAGCGAAATCAGGGCTGGGTGGATGGCGGAATGTTTGCCATGACGCTGGCGCTCGGGCTGCATGCGGAAGGTCTCGGCGCCTGCATGCTCAACTGGAGTGCGACAATGGAGGAGGATCGCGCCATGCGCGGGCTTCTGGGACTGGACGATTCGCATGTCATCATTACACTGATTGGTTTCGGCCATATGGTCGAAAGCTTTTCCGTTCCCGTTTCGCGCCGCAGGCCGCTTTCGCAGGTTCTGCTGCACGAGCCGCCGCTGAACTGA